A genome region from Erigeron canadensis isolate Cc75 chromosome 3, C_canadensis_v1, whole genome shotgun sequence includes the following:
- the LOC122592972 gene encoding probable receptor-like protein kinase At1g11050 — protein MKLFVTTTIFTILVISPPFFVFSEPCPLDLNYVVQIPWPTNECRPDSTNVVTNYTSCCRSLLSVYGIGLSRHLKTTSLFNLPDLGTSKSCLMDFQKKLDSLKLPNNLANICFDPIQFDISTISCAGIKSVDNWHKKLGNNSTALDSSCGDDLTDLTTCANCLDAGLRLHSVLNGIDGNVSHSNICFYSVVLYAAGIVNKFGPESDGAVRCALGITNLPKQGKSNRSSLIFGLVGGLVAVFVMSFLVGMYFWWDRKRKRGEIDELGMDDFESGRVRRRPNTGSIWFKIDELEKATDNFSPKNFIGRGGFGIVYKGVLHDGSVVAVKKIIDSEFEGNEEFCNEVEIISNLRHRNLVPLKGCCIYGEDEDFDRRDDQRFLVYEYMKNGNLDDHLFPSTPQKPRLTWPQRKAIILDVAKGLAYLHYGVKPAIYHRDIKATNILLDADMRARVADFGLAKQSREGQSHLTTRVAGTHGYLAPEYALYGQLTEKSDVYSFGVVILEIMCGRKALDLSCSSPRGFLITDWAWSLIKEGEIGQVLDHSLLGHGATNEAMNPKGIMERFVLVGILCAHVMVALRPTIMDALKMLEGDIEVPAIPDRPSPLGHPTFTGDGSSFSISPVLSGLQRQACDMLR, from the coding sequence atgaaactttttgtCACAACAACCATTTTCACAATTCTTGTAATCAGTCCcccattttttgttttctcaGAACCATGTCCATTAGATTTAAACTATGTTGTACAAATCCCATGGCCAACAAACGAATGTCGTCCTGATTCTACAAACGTTGTTACCAACTACACATCATGTTGTCGTTCATTACTTAGTGTTTACGGTATCGGGTTATCTAGACATTTAAAAACAACATCATTATTTAATCTTCCTGATCTTGGTACATCAAAAAGTTGTCTAatggattttcaaaaaaagCTAGATTCTTTAAAGTTACCAAATAATCTTGCAAACATTTGTTTTGATCCTATACAGTTTGATATATCGACGATTTCGTGTGCTGGGATAAAAAGTGTGGATAATTGGCATAAAAAGTTAGGAAATAATTCGACGGCTCTTGATTCGTCTTGTGGAGATGATTTAACTGATCTTACTACTTGTGCTAATTGTCTTGATGCTGGATTAAGATTGCATAGTGTGTTAAATGGTATTGATGGAAATGTATCGCATTcgaatatttgtttttattctGTTGTATTGTATGCTGCTGGAATTGTCAATAAATTTGGGCCTGAAAGTGATGGTGCTGTTAGATGTGCGTTAGGGATTACTAATTTGCCAAAACAGGGGAAAAGTAATAGGTCTAGTTTGATATTTGGATTAGTTGGAGGACTTGTTGCGGTTTTTGTTATGTCTTTTTTAGTTGGGATGTATTTTTGGTGGGATAGGAAGAGAAAAAGGGGAGAAATTGATGAATTGGGTATGGATGATTTCGAATCGGGTAGGGTTAGAAGGCGGCCGAATACTGGGTCTATTTGGTTCAAGATTGATGAGCTTGAAAAAGCGACTGATAATTTTTCGCCTAAAAATTTTATAGGTAGAGGGGGATTTGGGATTGTGTATAAGGGTGTTTTACACGATGGATCGGTGGTTGCTGTTAAAAAGATTATAGATTCGGAGTTTGAAGGGAATGAGGAGTTTTGTAATGAAGTTGAGATTATTAGTAATTTGAGGCATAGAAATCTTGTTCCACTTAAAGGGTGTTGTATATATGGAGAAGATGAGGATTTTGATAGAAGAGATGATCAAAGGTTTCTTGTTTATGAGTATATGAAGAATGGGAATCTTGATGACCATTTGTTTCCATCGACGCCTCAAAAACCACGATTGACTTGGCCTCAAAGGAAGGCTATAATTTTGGATGTCGCGAAAGGTTTAGCTTATTTGCACTATGGAGTGAAACCCGCGATTTATCATAGAGATATCAAGGCTACAAATATACTTCTAGACGCGGACATGAGAGCTAGAGTTGCAGATTTTGGTTTAGCCAAGCAAAGCAGAGAGGGTCAATCACATCTTACTACTAGAGTAGCCGGAACCCATGGCTATTTAGCACCCGAATATGCCCTCTATGGTCAACTTACAGAAAAAAGTGATGTTTATAGTTTTGGGGTTGTAATTTTGGAAATTATGTGTGGGAGAAAAGCTCTTGATCTTTCTTGCTCTTCGCCTCGTGGCTTCTTGATTACAGATTGGGCTTGGTCACTAATAAAAGAAGGGGAAATCGGGCAGGTTTTGGATCATTCGTTATTAGGACATGGTGCAACCAATGAGGCTATGAACCCAAAAGGGATCATGGAAAGATTTGTGCTTGTGGGAATTTTATGTGCTCATGTAATGGTGGCTTTAAGGCCTACAATTATGGATGCATTGAAGATGTTGGAAGGGGATATTGAGGTGCCTGCAATTCCTGATAGGCCATCCCCTCTCGGGCATCCTACGTTCACTGGAGACGGTAGTAGTTTTAGCATTTCGCCGGTCTTAAGCGGGCTGCAAAGACAAGCATGCGACATGCTTAGGTAG